A genomic stretch from Chelmon rostratus isolate fCheRos1 chromosome 14, fCheRos1.pri, whole genome shotgun sequence includes:
- the supt6h gene encoding transcription elongation factor SPT6: MSDFIESEAEESEEEFEEKDLKPKKTQRFMEEDDEEDEENTEDQDEQGNLRGLIDDGDEEEGEEEDESHKSGSGGASDSEEEVRHRRKKRNYDDYLDDDDLDLIEENLGVKVKRRKKKYDRVKTLDDDEEDDDEKDLIADEIFHGDAEGELEEGEAVDEPLHHGDDDEEGEDEESDIDDFIVDDDGQPITKKRGKKFPGYTDAALQEAQEIFGGDFDFADFDADAYDQGEEEEEDQDEESWDRPKKQTKRRQGRKSIFEIYEPSELESSHMTDQDNEIRTTDMPERFQLRSIPVKPAEDDELEEEAEWIFRHGFSTLTISMQESTDYLDRGTTTNFSRKGPSTIAKIKEALNFMRNQQFEVPFIAFYRKEYVEPELNINDLWKVWQWDEKWTQLKTRKQNLTRLFQKMQSYQFEQISADPDKPLADGIRPLDTADMERLKDVQTLEELGDVYNHFLLYYGRDIPKMQNAAKANKKRIKKLKDDSEDGEEEELEVEQEEEHKGPDLKLASRRDMYSICQSVGLDGLAKKFGLTPEQFGENLRDSYQRHETEQFPAEPVELAKDYVCSQFSTPEAVLEGTRYMVAMQIAREPLVRHVLRQTFQERAKINIKPTKKGKKEIDEAHFAYSFKYLKNKPVKELNGDQFVKMCLAEDEGLLSIEICIDLIGVKGYAGDQTYFDEIKQFYYRDEFSHQVQEWNRQRTLAIERSLTQFLYPQMAKELKSKLIAEAKESIVRSCCRRLYNWLKVAPYRPDQQVEEDDDLMDESQGKGIRVLGVAYAPSRDTPVFCALINGEGEVVDFLRLPYFMKRRNAFREDEREKKAHDIENLKRFLSSKKPHVVAVAGENRDAQMIMEDMKRAISELEQESSLPAVGVELVDNELATLYMNSKKSEADFRDYPPLLRQAVSIARKIQDPLMEYAQVCSTDDDILCLKLHPLQEHVLKEDLLCALYCEFINRVNEVGVDVNKAIAHPHTQSLVQYVCGLGPRKGSHLLKILKQNNTRLENRTQLVTMCHMGPKVFINCAGFIKIDTASLGDSTDSYIEVLDGSRVHPETYEWARKMAVDALEYDESAEDANPAGALEEILENPERLKDLDLDAFAEELERQGYGNKGITLYDIRAELSCRYKDLRVAYRVPNTEEVFNLLTKETPETFYIGKLITSVVTGIAHRRPQGESYDQAIRNDATGLWQCPFCQQDNFPELSEVWNHFDSGSCPGQAIGVRSRLDNGVQGFIPTKFLSDKVVKHPEERVKVGMTVHCRIMKIDIEKFSVDLTCRTSDLMDKANEWKLPKDSYYDFDTESEDQKQEEELKKKQQRTPYIKRVIAHPNFHNISFNQAEKMMETLDQGDLIIRPSSKGENHLTVTWKVADGIYQHVDVREEGKENAFSLGHTLWINNEEFEDLDEITARYIQPMASFARDLLGHKYFQECNGGNKEKMEELLVRTKREKPTFIPYFISACKDLPGKFILGYQPRGKPRIEYVTITPDGFRYRSQIFPTVNGLFRWFKDHYQEPVPGITPSNSSRTRTPASLNATPANINIADLTRAVNALPRNMTSQMFSAIAAVTGQGQNPNTTPAQWGSSQYGYGGSTGGGGGSSSAYHVFATPQQPIATPMMTPSYSYTTPSQQALGTPQYPGSTPQSSHSHAHAHPHGGHVSHHGHHGHHSSHHGHSSSTPSSSTSSRGRTPQQQPKPSGSSASAVDWGKMAEQWLKEKEAEGRKKAQRMTPRPSPSPMIESTPMSIAGDATPLLDEMDR; encoded by the exons ATGTCAGACTTCATCGAGAGTGAGGCTGAGGAATCAGAGGAGGAGTTTGAAGAGAAGGACCTAAAGCCCAAAAAGACCCAGAGGTTTATGGAGGAAGATG atgaagaggatgaggaaaacacagaggaccAGGATGAGCAAGGAAATTTACGCGGACTCATCGATGATGGAGacgaggaagagggggaggaggaagacgaaTCTCATAAGAGTGGGAGTGGAGGGGCGAGTGACTCAGAAGAGGAAGTGAGACATCGACGTAAAAAACGCA ATTATGACGACTAcctggatgatgatgatcttgACCTAATTGAGGAAAATTTGGGCGTTAAAGTGAAAAGGAGG aagaagaaatacgACCGTGTAAAAAcacttgatgatgatgaagaagatgatgacGAGAAGGACTTGATAGCAGATGAGATCTTTCATGGTGATGCAGAGGGTGAGCTGGAGGAAGGCGAGGCTGTTGATGAGCCTCTCCATCACGGAGATGATGACGAAGAAGGAGAGGACGAGGAGTCGG ATATAGACGATTTTATTGTGGATGATGATGGCCAACCCATCACCAAAAAGAGGGGCAAGAAGTTCCCAGGATACACAGATGC AGCCCTCCAGGAGGCCCAAGAAATCTTCGGTGGCGACTTTGACTTTGCTGACTTTGACGCAGATGCTTACGACcagggcgaggaggaggaagaagaccaGGATGAAGAGAGTTGGGACAGACCCAAGAAGCAGACTAAGAGGAGACAAGGGAGGAAGAGCATCTTTGAGATCTATGAGCCCAGTGAGCTGGAAAGTAGTCACATGACCGACCAGGACAATGAGATCCGTACTACGGACATGCCAGAGAGAttccag TTACGATCCATTCCTGTAAAACCTGCTGAGGATGATGAGctggaagaggaagcagagtgGATCTTCAGACATGGCTTCTCCACTCTAACTATCTCCATGCAG GAGAGCACAGATTATTTAGACAGGGGGACAACCACAAACTTCAGCAGGAAAGGCCCCAGCACAATTGCCAAGATCAAAGAGGCCCTCAACTTCATGAGGAATCAACAGTTTGAG gttcCATTCATAGCTTTCTACAGGAAAGAATATGTGGAGCCAGAGCTCAACATCAATGACCTGTGGAAGGTGTGGCAGTGGGATGAAAAG TGGACTCAACTAAAGACCCGGAAGCAGAACCTGACCCGTCTGTTTCAGAAGATGCAGTCCTACCAGTTTGAGCAGATCTCGGCTGATCCTGACAAACCTCTGGCTGACGGCATCCGTCCTCTGGACACAGCTGACATGGAGAG GCTGAAAGATGTGCAGACTCTTGAGGAGCTGGGTGACGTGTACAACCACTTTCTGCTCTACTATGGCCGAGACATCCCCAAGATGCAGAATGCTGCCAAAGCCAACAAGAAGAGGATCAAGAAGCTCAAAGACGATTCAGAGGATG gtgaagaggaggaactggaggtagaacaagaagaagaacacaaagGACCTGACCTCAAGCTGGCGTCTCGTAGAGATATGTACAGCATCTGTCAGAGTGTAGGACTTG ATGGCTTGGCTAAAAAGTTCGGGTTAACTCCAGAGCAGTTCGGAGAAAATCTGAGAGACAGTTACCAGCGTCACGAGACAGAGCAGTTCCCAGCTGAGCCTGTAGAGCTGGCCAAAGATTATGTTTGCAGTCAGTTCTCCACTCCTGAGGCAGTGCTTGAAGGCACCAGGTACATGGTGGCCATGCAGATTGCTCGTGAACCTCTGGTCAGACATGTTCTCCGACAGACCTTTCAGGAGAGGGCCAAGATCAACATCAAGCCTACGAAGAAGGGCAAAAAG GAGATAGATGAGGCTCATTTTGCGTACTCCTTCAAGTATCTGAAGAACAAGCCTGTGAAAGAGCTGAATGGAGATCAGTTCGTGAAGATGTGCCTGGCGGAGGACGAGGGGCTGCTGTCAATTGAGATCTGTATAGATCTTATTGGTGTGAAAGG ATATGCTGGGGACCAGACGTACTTTGATGAGATCAAACAGTTCTACTACAGGGATGAGTTCAGTCACCAGGTGCAGGAGTGGAACAGGCAGCGAACTTTAGCCATAGAGAGATCTCTCACTCAGTTCCTCTACCCTCAGATGGCAAAAGAGCTGAAGAGCAAACTGATTGCTGAGGCCAAAGAGAGCATCGTCAGG TCCTGCTGTCGTCGGTTGTATAACTGGCTCAAGGTGGCCCCTTACAGGCCAGATCAGCAAGTTGAGGAAGACGATGATCTGATGGATGAGAGTCAAGGCAAAGGCATTCGGGTGCTGGGTGTAGCCTATGCACCCAGCAG AGATACACCGGTCTTCTGTGCTCTGATCAATGGGGAAGGAGAGGTGGTTGACTTCTTGCGTCTGCCCTACTTCatgaagaggaggaatgcctTTAGggaggatgaaagagaaaaaaag GCCCATGACATTGAAAATCTCAAGAGGTTTCTGTCCAGCAAGAAACCTCATGTGGTAGCTGTCGCCGGGGAAAACAG agatgcCCAAATGATCATGGAGGACATGAAGAGGGCTATCAGCGAGCTTGAGCAAGAGTCCTCTCTGCCCGCTGTAGGAGTTGAACTTGTTGACAATGAACTGGCCACACTGTACATGAACAGCAAGAAGTCTGAG gcTGATTTTAGGGATTACCCTCCCTTGCTGCGACAGGCTGTGTCAATAGCCAGGAAGATCCAGGATCCCCTGATGGAGTACGCTCAGGTTTGCAGCACCGATGATGATATTCTCTGCCTCAAACTGCACCCGCTACAG gagCATGTGCTGAAGGAAGACTTGCTCTGTGCTCTTTACTGTGAATTCATCAACCGCGTCAATGAGGTTGGAGTGGATGTGAACAAGGCCATCGCCCATCCTCACACTCAGAGCCTGGTCCAGTATGTCTGTGGTCTGGGACCAAGGAAGGGCTCCCACCTGCTTAAG ATTCTGAAGCAGAACAACACTCGTCTGGAAAACAGAACCCAGCTGGTCACAATGTGTCACATGGGGCCCAAAGTTTTTATCAACTGTGCTGGTTTTATCAAGATCGACACGGCTTCGCTTGGGGACAG TACGGACTCCTACATTGAGGTTCTGGATGGATCTCGTGTCCACCCTGAGACGTACGAGTGGGCTCGCAAGATGGCTGTTGACGCCCTTGAGTATGATGAGTCAGCAGAAGATGCCAACCCAGCTGGAGCTTTGGAGGAGATCCTGGAGAATCCAGAACGTCTCAAAGATCTGGACCTGGATGCCTTTGCTGAAGAGCTTgagagacag GGTTACGGTAACAAGGGAATTACTCTATATGATATTCgtgcagagctgagctgcaggtACAAAGACCTGAGAGTTGCCTACAGAGTCCCCAACACTGAGGAGGTCTTCAACCTGCTCACCAAGGAGACCCCAGAGACCTTTTATATCG GTAAGCTGATCACCAGTGTAGTAACTGGTATTGCTCACCGGCGGCCTCAGGGAGAGAGCTACGACCAGGCCATCCGCAACGATGCCACAGGACTGTGGCAGTGTCCCTTCTGCCAGCAGGACAACTTCCCTGAGCTCAGCGAG GTGTGGAATCACTTTGACAGTGGTTCGTGTCCAGGTCAGGCCATTGGGGTGCGGTCCAGATTAGATAACGGCGTCCAGGGATTCATTCCCACCAAGTTTCTCAGTGACAAAGTGGTCAAACACCCTGAAGAGAGGGTGAAG gtGGGCATGACAGTTCACTGCCGCATCATGAAAATCGACATCGAGAAATTCAGCGTTGATCTCACATGCCGCACCTCAGATTTGATGGACAAGGCCAATGAGTGGAAGCTCCCCAAAGACAGCTACTATGACTTTGACACAGAGTCTGAAGAccaaaaacaggaggaggagctgaaaaagaaacaacagcgAACAC cgTATATAAAGCGTGTGATCGCCCACCCCAACTTCCACAATATCAGTTTCAACCAGGCAGAGAAGATGATGGAGACCCTGGACCAGGGCGACTTGATCATAAGACCCAGCAGCAAGGGAGAGAACCACCTCACCGTCACCTGGAAG GTGGCTGATGGTATTTACCAGCATGTGGACGTGAGAGAAGAAGGCAAAGAGAACGCATTCAGCTTAGGGCACACTCTCTGGATCAACAATGAG GAGTTTGAAGATCTGGATGAAATCACTGCTCGGTACATTCAGCCAATGGCATCGTTTGCCCGGGATCTACTGGGGCACAAGTACTTCCAGGAGTGCAATGGAGGAAACAAGGAG AAAATGGAGGAGCTATTGGTCAGGACGAAGAGGGAGAAGCCTACTTTTATTCCTTACTTTATTTCGGCATGTAAAGACCTGCCAGGAAAATTCATCCTGGGCTATCAGCCTCGTGGAAAACCGCG gattGAGTATGTGACCATCACCCCTGATGGCTTCCGCTACCGTTCACAGATATTTCCTACAGTGAACGGACTATTCCGTTGGTTTAAGGACCATTACCAAGAGCCTGTGCCAG GCATCACTCCCAGCAACAGCAGCCGAACAAGGACACCTGCATCCCTGAACGCCACCCCAGCCAATATCAACATCGCAG ATTTGACGCGCGCTGTCAACGCGCTCCCACGCAATATGACTTCTCAGATGTTCAGCGCTATCGCCGCAGTCACAGGCCAGGGCCAGAACCCCAACACCACCCCCGCGCAGTGGGGCTCCAGCCAGTACGGCTACGGTGGCAGcaccggaggaggaggagggagctcCTCTGCTTATCAT gtaTTTGCCACACCTCAGCAGCCCATAGCAACGCCCATGATGACGCCCAGCTACTCCTACACCACACCGAGCCAGCAGGCCCTGGGCACGCCGCAGTACCCCGGCTCCACCCCGCAGTCCTCACACTCTCACGCACACGCCCACCCACACGGAGGTCACGTGTCACACCACGGCCATCACGGCCATCACAGCAGCCACCACGGGCACTCGTCCAGCACGCCGTCATCATCCACCTCGTCCAGAGGACGGacgccacagcagcagccaaa GCCCAGCGGTAGCAGCGCCTCCGCAGTGGACTGGGGCAAGATGGCGGAGCAGtggctgaaagagaaagaagcagagggGCGGAAGAAAGCCCAGAGGATGACACCACGACCGTCGCCCAGCCCCATGATCGAGAGCACACCCATGTCGATCGCCGGAGACGCCACACCCCTGCTGGATGAAATGGACCGATAG
- the sdf2 gene encoding stromal cell-derived factor 2, whose protein sequence is MGNLNCAVLPQCVPALLLLLACIFGLSFGTELSFVTCGSVIKLLNIKHNVRLHSHDVRYGSGSGQQSVTGVTAVEDSNSYWSVRGTSDALCHRGTPVKCGQTIRLTHVNTGRNLHSHYFASPLSSNQEVSAFGDEGEGDLLDEWTVQCGGSVWKREEAVRFRHKATDALLSVTGEQYGRPIHGQREVHAMSSPSQHSLWKAMEGIFMKPSEIPAGSRDYSHPHTEF, encoded by the exons ATGGGTAATTTAAACTGTGCTGTACTTCCACAGTGTGTACCAGCACTTTTATTGTTGTTAGCCTGCATATTTGGGCTGTCATTCGGTACCGAACTGAGTTTTGTGACATGCGGATCAGTCATTAAGTTGTTAAATATAAAGCACAATGTGAGACTACACTCGCACGACGTACGCTACGGTTCTG gtaGCGGGCAGCAGTCTGTAACAGGGGTGACCGCAGTGGAAGACAGTAACAGCTACTGGAGTGTTCGAGGGACAAGCGACGCCTTGTGCCATCGGGGTACCCCGGTCAAGTGCGGGCAGACAATCCGGCTCACCCATGTCAACACAGGCCGGAACCTGCACAGCCACTACTTCGCCTCCCCGCTGTCCTCTAACCAG GAGGTGAGTGCGTTTGGCGACGAAGGGGAAGGCGACCTCCTGGACGAGTGGACAGTTCAGTGTGGGGGATCCGTGTGGAAGCGCGAGGAGGCGGTCCGCTTCCGCCACAAGGCCACCGATGCGCTGCTGTCAGTGACGGGGGAGCAGTATGGACGGCCGATCCACGGTCAGAGGGAAGTTCACGCCATGTCGAGCCCCAGCCAGCACAGCCTGTGGAAGGCCATGGAGGGAATCTTTATGAAGCCCAGCGAGATCCCCGCAGGCAGCCGAGACTACAGTcacccacacacagagttcTGA